Proteins found in one Oncorhynchus tshawytscha isolate Ot180627B linkage group LG25, Otsh_v2.0, whole genome shotgun sequence genomic segment:
- the rab4a gene encoding ras-related protein Rab-4A isoform X2: MEQVYCNAIKTNSLDFLFKFLVIGNAGTGKSCLLHQFIEKRFKDDSNHTIGVEFGSKIINVVNKYVKLQIWDTAGQERFRSVTRSYYRGAAGALLVYDITSRETYNALTNWLTDARMLASQNIVIILCGNKKDLDADREVTFLEASRFAQENELMFLETSALTGENVEEAFVQCARKILNKIESELDPERMGSGIQYGDAALRQLRSPRRGQAESAQECGC, translated from the exons ATGGAGCAGGTGTATTGTAATGCCATCAAAACAAATAGCCTAG ATTTTCTGTTCAAATTCCTAGTGATTGGAAATGCAGGAACTGGAAAATCATGTCTTCTTCACCAGTTTATTGAGAAGAGAT TCAAAGACGATTCGAATCACACCATTGGAGTGGAGTTTGGCTCAAAGATAATCAACGTGGTAAACAAATATGTCAAACTCCAAATCTGGGACACTGCGGGACAAGAGAGATtcag GTCTGTTACACGGAGTTACTACAGAGGCGCTGCTGGAGCCCTGCTTGTATATGACATCACCAG CCGGGAAACTTACAACGCCCTGACCAACTGGCTGACAGACGCCAGGATGCTGGCCAGCCAAAATATTGTCATAATCCTGTGTGGTAACAAGAAGGACTTGGACGCAGACCGGGAGGTCACCTTCCTGGAGGCGTCTCGCTTTGCTCAGGAAAATG AGCTTATGTTTCTGGAGACAAGTGCTCTGACAGGGGAGAATGTAGAGGAGGCCTTTGTGCAGTGTGCCAGGAAAATCCTCAACAAGATAGAGTCAG AGTTGGACCCGGAGAGGATGGGATCAGGGATCCAGTACGGAGACGCCGCGCTGCGCCAGCTGCGCTCCCCTCGCAGGGGACAGGCCGAGAGCGCTCAGGAATGTGGCTGTTAG
- the rab4a gene encoding ras-related protein Rab-4A isoform X3 — protein MSETYDFLFKFLVIGNAGTGKSCLLHQFIEKRFKDDSNHTIGVEFGSKIINVVNKYVKLQIWDTAGQERFRSVTRSYYRGAAGALLVYDITSRETYNALTNWLTDARMLASQNIVIILCGNKKDLDADREVTFLEASRFAQENELMFLETSALTGENVEEAFVQCARKILNKIESGELDPERMGSGIQYGDAALRQLRSPRRGQAESAQECGC, from the exons ATGTCTGAGACATACG ATTTTCTGTTCAAATTCCTAGTGATTGGAAATGCAGGAACTGGAAAATCATGTCTTCTTCACCAGTTTATTGAGAAGAGAT TCAAAGACGATTCGAATCACACCATTGGAGTGGAGTTTGGCTCAAAGATAATCAACGTGGTAAACAAATATGTCAAACTCCAAATCTGGGACACTGCGGGACAAGAGAGATtcag GTCTGTTACACGGAGTTACTACAGAGGCGCTGCTGGAGCCCTGCTTGTATATGACATCACCAG CCGGGAAACTTACAACGCCCTGACCAACTGGCTGACAGACGCCAGGATGCTGGCCAGCCAAAATATTGTCATAATCCTGTGTGGTAACAAGAAGGACTTGGACGCAGACCGGGAGGTCACCTTCCTGGAGGCGTCTCGCTTTGCTCAGGAAAATG AGCTTATGTTTCTGGAGACAAGTGCTCTGACAGGGGAGAATGTAGAGGAGGCCTTTGTGCAGTGTGCCAGGAAAATCCTCAACAAGATAGAGTCAG gAGAGTTGGACCCGGAGAGGATGGGATCAGGGATCCAGTACGGAGACGCCGCGCTGCGCCAGCTGCGCTCCCCTCGCAGGGGACAGGCCGAGAGCGCTCAGGAATGTGGCTGTTAG
- the rab4a gene encoding ras-related protein Rab-4A isoform X1: MEQVYCNAIKTNSLDFLFKFLVIGNAGTGKSCLLHQFIEKRFKDDSNHTIGVEFGSKIINVVNKYVKLQIWDTAGQERFRSVTRSYYRGAAGALLVYDITSRETYNALTNWLTDARMLASQNIVIILCGNKKDLDADREVTFLEASRFAQENELMFLETSALTGENVEEAFVQCARKILNKIESGELDPERMGSGIQYGDAALRQLRSPRRGQAESAQECGC, encoded by the exons ATGGAGCAGGTGTATTGTAATGCCATCAAAACAAATAGCCTAG ATTTTCTGTTCAAATTCCTAGTGATTGGAAATGCAGGAACTGGAAAATCATGTCTTCTTCACCAGTTTATTGAGAAGAGAT TCAAAGACGATTCGAATCACACCATTGGAGTGGAGTTTGGCTCAAAGATAATCAACGTGGTAAACAAATATGTCAAACTCCAAATCTGGGACACTGCGGGACAAGAGAGATtcag GTCTGTTACACGGAGTTACTACAGAGGCGCTGCTGGAGCCCTGCTTGTATATGACATCACCAG CCGGGAAACTTACAACGCCCTGACCAACTGGCTGACAGACGCCAGGATGCTGGCCAGCCAAAATATTGTCATAATCCTGTGTGGTAACAAGAAGGACTTGGACGCAGACCGGGAGGTCACCTTCCTGGAGGCGTCTCGCTTTGCTCAGGAAAATG AGCTTATGTTTCTGGAGACAAGTGCTCTGACAGGGGAGAATGTAGAGGAGGCCTTTGTGCAGTGTGCCAGGAAAATCCTCAACAAGATAGAGTCAG gAGAGTTGGACCCGGAGAGGATGGGATCAGGGATCCAGTACGGAGACGCCGCGCTGCGCCAGCTGCGCTCCCCTCGCAGGGGACAGGCCGAGAGCGCTCAGGAATGTGGCTGTTAG